A portion of the Podospora pseudoanserina strain CBS 124.78 chromosome 2, whole genome shotgun sequence genome contains these proteins:
- a CDS encoding hypothetical protein (EggNog:ENOG503P7AW; COG:S), translating into MSFGPLPSQLCLLSSLSQKDIGDKVRFLGCVTSYSTESGVLTLQYRGSEDRQLTFASVDVNLVLQSLKAEQTRLGEWVNVIGYVTSTDSKKLGDMNPVVEVQATLLWSAGPLNLEKYEASVQALDGEES; encoded by the exons ATGTCTTTTGGTCCGCTTCCCTCCCAACTGTGTCTGCTCTCCTCCCTGTCCCAAAAAGATATTGGTGATAAAGTGAGGTTCCTGGGATG TGTAACATCCTATTCCACCGAGTCTGGCGTTTTGACCTTGCAATACAGAGGGTCTGAGGACAGACAACTCACTTTCGCCTCGGTCGATGTCAACCTCGTTCTGCAGAGTCTCAAGGCGGAACAAACACGCCTTGGCGAATGGGTGAATGTCATCGGATATGTCACCTCGACCGACAGCAAAAAGCTAGGCGACATGAATCCGGTGGTTGAGGTCCAAGCAACACTTCTTTGGTCGGCTGGTCCCCTCAACCTGGAAAAATACGAAGCGTCTGTACAGGCATTGGACGGTGAGGAGAGTTGA